In Pasteurella dagmatis, the sequence CAAACGTGCATTTAGTACCGATGAAGGCTATGCTGCCACATTACACGCTATCGCCCATATTGAATTTAATGCCATTAACCTTGGCTTAGATGCCGCTTGGCGATTTGGTCGTTGTGCACAACAAGAATTGGGCGAGGGAATGGCGTTTATTAAAGATTGGTTACGTGTTGCTCGTGAAGAAAGCACGCATTTTAGCTTGCTTAATGCACATCTGAACCGACTTGGTTATCAATATGGCGATTTTGAAGCACACGCAGGTTTATGGGAGATGTCGCAAGCCACTGCACACGATATTTGGGAAAGAATGGCATTAGTCCCTCGAGTACTAGAAGCTCGTGGTCTAGATGCTACTCCACTCCTACAAGACAAAATTCATCAACGCAAAGATTTCGCTGCCGTGGATATTCTAGATATTATCTTACGAGATGAAATCGGCCACGTGGGCATTGGCAACCATTGGTATCACGCTTTATCTGCAAAGCGTGGATTAGATGCAATGCAATGTTTCAGCGATTTGCTACAAAAATACCGCATTGTAATTTTCAAAGGTGTCATCAATACTGACGCCCGCTTACAAGCTGGATTCACCCAGTACGAACTTGATTGGATCTATGAAATAGAACAAACCTTAAAAAGTCATATCAAATCACAAAAAGAAAGCGGTCAAAATTGACCGCTCTTTTTATTATAGATTTTCAATCGCTTGATACTGCTGTTTGAGTTTATTTAACCCTTCAGCGTATTCAGCCATTTTAGCACGCTCTTTTTCAATAACCGCTGGTGGTGCTTTAGCTACGAATACTTCGTTAGAGAGTTTGTTTTCA encodes:
- a CDS encoding ferritin-like domain-containing protein, which codes for MTALWQDVIQALQETQPEKKCQLVNALYDGLLPTINFTEIEDFPIVTPEQDIAGFPDSPKLVAPKDVPKRAFSTDEGYAATLHAIAHIEFNAINLGLDAAWRFGRCAQQELGEGMAFIKDWLRVAREESTHFSLLNAHLNRLGYQYGDFEAHAGLWEMSQATAHDIWERMALVPRVLEARGLDATPLLQDKIHQRKDFAAVDILDIILRDEIGHVGIGNHWYHALSAKRGLDAMQCFSDLLQKYRIVIFKGVINTDARLQAGFTQYELDWIYEIEQTLKSHIKSQKESGQN